In the Methylomonas rhizoryzae genome, one interval contains:
- the rpmF gene encoding 50S ribosomal protein L32, translated as MAVQKSKVSRSRRGQRRSHDALTARTLSQDPLTGEMHLRHHMTPDGFFKGRQIVNTRSDDE; from the coding sequence ATGGCAGTACAAAAGAGCAAAGTCTCACGCTCCAGACGCGGCCAACGCCGTTCCCACGACGCGTTAACCGCTAGGACGCTTTCTCAAGATCCGTTGACCGGCGAAATGCACCTGCGTCACCACATGACGCCGGACGGATTTTTCAAAGGCCGCCAAATCGTCAACACCCGTAGCGACGACGAATAA
- a CDS encoding YceD family protein, with protein MSDKLPEFIDPVLFAERRSILSGSLKIASLERLSSAVSENSGNILVELQFDKQGKYAVVSGHIKTVLQLECQSCLQQLEWAIDAPIKLAVVSSLQEADQLEIDCEPLLFNGEKISLNELIEDEILLTLPDYPKHDYDCIVRRHSKDADFDDSKQDQTHNPFSVLANLKKTGE; from the coding sequence ATGTCAGACAAACTTCCTGAATTTATCGATCCTGTGCTATTTGCCGAACGGCGAAGCATTTTGTCCGGGTCTTTGAAAATAGCCAGTCTCGAACGTTTGTCGAGCGCCGTTTCCGAAAATAGCGGAAATATTCTGGTCGAGTTGCAATTCGACAAACAGGGCAAGTACGCGGTGGTATCGGGCCACATCAAAACCGTGCTGCAACTGGAATGTCAATCGTGCTTGCAACAATTGGAATGGGCAATCGATGCACCGATAAAATTGGCCGTGGTCTCGTCGCTACAAGAAGCCGATCAATTGGAGATCGATTGCGAGCCCTTGCTGTTCAACGGCGAAAAAATTTCGCTCAATGAGTTGATAGAAGACGAAATTTTGCTGACGTTACCCGACTACCCTAAGCACGATTATGACTGCATCGTCCGCCGTCATTCCAAAGATGCGGATTTCGACGATAGCAAACAAGACCAAACCCATAATCCATTTTCAGTTTTAGCCAATCTTAAAAAAACCGGAGAGTAA
- a CDS encoding beta-ketoacyl-ACP synthase III, producing the protein MTCWSKLIGTGGYLPATVRSNDDISQMVDTSDAWIYERTGIKSRRIAADDESASTMAEAAARQALAMAGIQPESIDLILVATGTPDRVYPSTACLVQRLLGVSNCAAFDIQAACSGSIYALSVADQYIRAGTYKHVLVIGSEVCSRIVDWSDRGTCILFGDGAGAAVLAASDQPGILSTHIHSDGGYEDLLYCPNPQVAAAAKQHEPAYIKMRGNEVFKVAVNTLGRIVDETLEANNLQHSDIDWLVPHQANTRIIAATAKKLGMSMEQVILTLENQGNTSSASVLLALNEGIRDGRIQPGHTVLMEAFGAGFTWGSALLKY; encoded by the coding sequence ATGACTTGCTGGAGTAAACTCATAGGTACCGGCGGCTACCTGCCCGCCACCGTACGTAGCAACGACGACATCTCGCAAATGGTGGATACCTCCGATGCGTGGATTTACGAACGCACCGGCATCAAAAGCCGCCGTATCGCCGCAGACGACGAAAGCGCCTCGACCATGGCGGAGGCCGCCGCTCGTCAGGCTTTGGCGATGGCGGGCATACAGCCCGAATCGATAGACCTGATTTTGGTGGCGACCGGCACGCCCGACAGAGTCTACCCTAGCACGGCTTGCCTGGTGCAACGACTCTTGGGCGTAAGCAATTGCGCCGCATTCGACATTCAAGCCGCCTGCTCCGGATCAATTTACGCCCTGAGCGTCGCCGACCAATACATACGCGCAGGCACCTACAAACACGTGCTGGTGATAGGCTCCGAAGTCTGTTCCCGTATCGTCGACTGGAGCGATAGAGGCACCTGCATCTTGTTCGGCGACGGTGCCGGCGCCGCAGTACTCGCGGCTTCCGACCAGCCCGGCATTCTGTCGACTCACATCCATTCCGACGGCGGTTACGAAGACTTGCTTTATTGCCCGAATCCGCAAGTCGCGGCAGCTGCAAAACAACACGAACCCGCGTATATCAAAATGCGCGGCAACGAAGTGTTCAAAGTGGCGGTCAATACCTTGGGCCGGATCGTCGACGAAACCTTAGAAGCCAATAATTTACAACACAGCGACATCGACTGGCTGGTGCCCCACCAGGCCAACACCCGCATCATCGCCGCTACCGCTAAAAAGCTCGGCATGTCGATGGAGCAAGTTATTCTTACCTTGGAAAATCAAGGCAACACCTCGTCAGCCTCGGTATTGCTGGCTCTGAACGAAGGCATCAGGGACGGTAGAATCCAACCCGGTCATACGGTGTTGATGGAAGCGTTCGGAGCGGGCTTTACCTGGGGCTCCGCCCTGCTCAAGTATTGA
- a CDS encoding Maf family protein, translating to MNQSAQALVLASTSVYRRVLLQKLHVEFTCCAVQVDETALPGETGPALALRLSIAKAQAAAANRRGLIIGSDQVAVCNGVLLGKPGTAEVAAEQLARQSGQVVAFYTAVCVLDTAANRQLTDLDSCYVHFKPLSAEQIRRYLAVEQPFDCAGSFKSEGYGISLFERINGDDPNALVGLPLIKLCALLNQCGLLIP from the coding sequence ATGAATCAGAGCGCGCAGGCGCTTGTCTTGGCGTCGACTTCGGTTTATCGACGAGTATTATTGCAAAAATTGCATGTGGAATTTACCTGTTGTGCCGTTCAGGTGGATGAAACGGCCTTGCCGGGCGAAACGGGGCCGGCGTTGGCGTTAAGACTGTCGATAGCCAAGGCGCAAGCGGCGGCGGCAAACCGGCGCGGTTTAATTATCGGCTCCGATCAAGTCGCGGTTTGCAACGGCGTGTTACTAGGCAAACCCGGAACCGCGGAAGTCGCAGCGGAGCAACTTGCCCGGCAGTCCGGGCAAGTCGTGGCTTTTTACACGGCCGTGTGCGTCCTCGATACTGCAGCGAATCGGCAATTGACCGATTTGGATAGCTGCTATGTGCATTTCAAGCCGCTGAGTGCGGAGCAAATTCGCAGATATTTAGCCGTTGAACAGCCCTTCGACTGCGCCGGCAGCTTCAAATCCGAGGGTTACGGAATTAGTTTGTTCGAACGGATAAACGGCGACGACCCGAATGCCTTGGTCGGGTTGCCGTTGATCAAGCTGTGCGCTTTACTGAATCAATGCGGTTTGCTGATTCCGTGA
- the plsX gene encoding phosphate acyltransferase PlsX: MSSTLSIDAMGGDFGPQVTIPASLSCLRKNPRLNLIMVGDQTILQEMLASALQEFPGRLSIVHASQVVEMDEAPQKALKNKKDSSMRVAINLVKDGRADACVSAGNTGALMATARFVLKMIPGIERPAIISTLPSTFGHTHMLDLGGNVDSSAEHLYQFAVMGEEVVKAVENIERPRVGLLNIGEEDMKGNEQVKAAAKLLENSNLNYIGYVEGNSINAGNVKVDLIVTDGFVGNIALKSIEGAAKMIGVKLKATFARNWLTKLAGLIAYPVLKQFKDSIDPRLYNGASFVGLRGLVIKSHGGADALAFETAIHLAEVEVEKDVLRKISDKLETALAPRETA; this comes from the coding sequence GTGAGCTCAACTCTCTCGATTGATGCCATGGGCGGCGACTTCGGTCCCCAAGTGACGATACCGGCATCGCTATCCTGTTTACGAAAAAATCCCCGGCTTAACTTGATCATGGTCGGCGACCAGACGATATTGCAAGAAATGCTGGCGAGCGCTCTGCAAGAATTTCCGGGCAGATTAAGCATCGTGCATGCTTCGCAAGTCGTCGAAATGGACGAAGCGCCGCAAAAAGCCTTAAAGAATAAAAAAGACTCCTCCATGCGAGTGGCGATCAATCTGGTCAAGGACGGTCGCGCCGACGCCTGCGTCAGCGCCGGCAACACCGGCGCCTTGATGGCAACCGCCCGTTTCGTGTTGAAAATGATTCCGGGCATCGAACGTCCGGCCATTATTTCGACACTGCCCTCTACTTTCGGGCATACCCACATGTTGGATTTGGGCGGCAACGTAGATTCCAGCGCCGAACATTTATACCAATTCGCCGTAATGGGCGAAGAAGTGGTCAAGGCCGTCGAAAACATCGAGCGCCCGAGAGTCGGCTTGCTGAACATCGGCGAAGAAGACATGAAAGGCAACGAACAAGTCAAAGCCGCGGCCAAATTGCTGGAAAACTCCAACCTGAATTACATCGGCTATGTCGAAGGCAATTCCATCAATGCCGGCAACGTTAAAGTGGACTTGATCGTAACCGACGGTTTCGTCGGCAACATCGCGCTGAAATCCATAGAAGGCGCCGCAAAAATGATAGGCGTCAAACTCAAAGCGACCTTCGCGCGCAACTGGCTGACCAAACTGGCCGGCTTAATCGCTTACCCGGTGCTGAAGCAATTCAAGGACAGCATAGACCCGCGTCTCTACAACGGCGCCAGTTTCGTCGGCTTGCGCGGCTTAGTCATCAAAAGCCACGGCGGCGCGGACGCCTTGGCGTTCGAGACCGCAATCCATCTCGCCGAGGTGGAGGTTGAAAAAGACGTATTACGCAAAATCAGCGACAAGCTGGAAACCGCACTGGCCCCTAGGGAAACCGCATGA